From one Micromonospora siamensis genomic stretch:
- a CDS encoding MFS transporter codes for MPSFSRPERSLLGRTVGTGIRATRLLLRGSVSSGRWMTRRAGSARARSAGNEVGMVRLFDLHAVSCAGDTLIAIGLAGTIFFDVPLGEARNKVALYLLVTMVPFAMLAPVVGPLLDHFRHGRRYALATTMLGRAFLAWLISDYLGSFGLYPAAFGVLALSRAYGVARSAAVPRLLPEGLGLSQVGARASVYGTVAGALVAPLGLAAFWLGPQWPLRVASVIFLVGMVIALRLPPKADSEPPERVPRPLRALRRKDRDRPLGRGRPAGRLVIATLIGSASLRGMYGFLLLFLAFAIKSGDLTTDFLGRQLSPQAALGLVGGALAVGGFLATAVGTRLRIHRPTAIQSSSLIIVAGVAVLAAVKFSLPLVAVLCLVTALFSGLAKLAVDASIQERIPERLRASSFAHSETALMLAFVAGGALGLVPFTGRIGIMVVAGVAVLAAARGVLVAGRLRAERLVGRPLDDAELAEQDRRAEAEQAEAARRAQAGADHRDEPVEAAPTSPAPTGSGVPEPAVRGPDMPGAGVPGQADEAGLAPPGYHVYRPSSAVSGPGGVDDEQRRNSPGPVS; via the coding sequence ATGCCGTCGTTCTCCCGTCCCGAGCGGTCTCTCCTGGGGCGGACCGTGGGTACCGGCATCCGGGCCACCCGGCTGCTGCTGCGCGGTTCGGTGAGCAGTGGCCGCTGGATGACCCGGCGGGCCGGCTCGGCCCGGGCCCGCAGCGCCGGCAACGAGGTGGGCATGGTCCGCCTCTTCGACCTGCACGCGGTCTCCTGCGCGGGGGACACGCTGATCGCGATCGGCCTGGCCGGGACGATCTTCTTCGACGTGCCGCTCGGCGAGGCGCGCAACAAGGTGGCGCTCTACCTGCTGGTCACGATGGTGCCGTTCGCCATGCTGGCGCCGGTGGTGGGCCCGCTGCTGGACCACTTCCGGCACGGCCGTCGGTACGCGCTGGCCACCACCATGCTGGGCCGCGCCTTCCTGGCCTGGTTGATCTCGGACTACCTGGGCAGCTTCGGCCTGTATCCGGCGGCCTTCGGGGTGCTGGCGCTCTCCCGGGCGTACGGGGTGGCCCGCTCGGCCGCCGTTCCCCGGCTGCTGCCCGAAGGGCTGGGTCTGTCCCAGGTCGGGGCGCGCGCCAGCGTGTACGGGACGGTGGCGGGCGCGCTGGTGGCGCCGCTCGGCCTGGCGGCGTTCTGGTTGGGGCCGCAGTGGCCGCTCCGGGTCGCCTCGGTGATCTTCCTGGTCGGCATGGTGATCGCGCTGCGGCTGCCGCCGAAGGCGGACTCGGAGCCACCCGAGCGGGTGCCGCGGCCGCTGCGTGCGCTGCGCCGCAAGGACCGGGACCGCCCGCTGGGCCGGGGCCGTCCGGCGGGCCGGCTGGTCATCGCCACCCTGATCGGCTCCGCCAGCCTGCGCGGCATGTACGGCTTCCTGCTGCTCTTCCTCGCCTTCGCGATCAAGTCCGGCGATCTGACCACCGACTTCCTCGGCCGGCAGCTGAGCCCGCAGGCCGCGCTGGGCCTGGTCGGCGGCGCGCTGGCGGTGGGCGGCTTCCTGGCCACCGCGGTCGGTACCCGGCTGCGCATCCACCGCCCCACCGCGATCCAGTCCAGCTCACTGATCATCGTGGCCGGGGTGGCGGTGCTCGCCGCGGTGAAGTTCTCGCTGCCGCTGGTGGCCGTGCTCTGCCTGGTGACGGCCCTGTTCAGCGGGCTGGCGAAGCTGGCGGTGGACGCCTCCATCCAGGAGCGCATCCCGGAGCGGCTGCGGGCGAGTTCCTTCGCGCACTCGGAGACCGCGCTGATGCTCGCCTTCGTGGCCGGCGGCGCGCTGGGCCTGGTGCCGTTCACCGGCCGGATCGGGATCATGGTGGTCGCCGGCGTGGCGGTCCTCGCCGCCGCCCGGGGCGTCCTGGTCGCCGGCCGGCTGCGCGCCGAGCGGCTGGTGGGGCGCCCGCTCGACGACGCCGAGCTGGCCGAGCAGGACCGCCGCGCCGAGGCGGAGCAGGCCGAGGCGGCCCGCCGCGCGCAGGCCGGGGCCGACCACCGGGACGAGCCGGTCGAGGCCGCACCGACCTCGCCGGCGCCGACCGGGTCGGGCGTTCCGGAGCCCGCCGTACGCGGCCCCGACATGCCGGGGGCCGGCGTGCCCGGTCAGGCCGACGAGGCCGGGCTGGCGCCGCCGGGCTACCACGTCTACCGGCCCTCTTCGGCGGTCTCCGGGCCGGGTGGCGTGGACGACGAGCAGCGCCGCAACTCCCCGGGCCCGGTGTCGTGA
- a CDS encoding DUF3027 domain-containing protein, with the protein MGNNGPVTRPATTRVRLDQVCAAAVDVARAAITEVEPSDIGAHLQAVAEGDRLVTHYFECLMAGYRGWRWAVTVTRVPRSRTVTICETVLLPGSDALLAPGWLPWQERLKPGDLGPGDLLPTPADDDRLAPGYLLSDDPAVEETAWELGLGRPRVLSREGRAEAAQRWYDGDHGPDAPISTAAPAAARCGSCGFYLPLAGALRQSFGACGNFYAPDDGRVVSADHGCGAHSETLTETPETPVDELPTVYDDSAVEAVSVSRAPGSVEAAEPAEPYGHS; encoded by the coding sequence ATGGGGAACAATGGACCGGTGACCAGGCCCGCCACCACCCGCGTCCGCCTCGACCAGGTCTGCGCCGCCGCCGTCGATGTGGCCCGCGCCGCGATCACCGAGGTCGAGCCCTCGGACATCGGCGCCCACCTGCAGGCCGTCGCCGAAGGTGACCGACTCGTCACCCACTACTTCGAATGCCTGATGGCCGGCTACCGGGGCTGGCGCTGGGCGGTCACCGTCACCCGGGTGCCCCGCAGCCGCACCGTCACCATCTGCGAGACGGTCCTGCTCCCGGGCTCCGACGCGCTGCTCGCCCCCGGCTGGCTGCCCTGGCAGGAGCGGCTCAAGCCGGGCGACCTCGGCCCCGGTGACCTGCTTCCCACCCCCGCCGACGACGACCGCCTCGCCCCCGGCTACCTGCTCTCCGACGACCCGGCGGTCGAGGAGACGGCGTGGGAGCTCGGCCTGGGCCGGCCCCGGGTGCTGTCCCGGGAGGGCCGCGCCGAGGCCGCCCAGCGCTGGTACGACGGCGACCACGGCCCCGACGCGCCGATCTCCACCGCGGCGCCCGCCGCCGCCCGCTGCGGCAGCTGCGGCTTCTACCTGCCGCTCGCCGGTGCGCTGCGGCAGTCCTTCGGCGCCTGCGGCAACTTCTACGCCCCCGACGACGGCCGGGTGGTCTCCGCCGACCACGGCTGCGGCGCGCACTCCGAGACGCTGACCGAGACCCCCGAGACGCCCGTCGACGAGCTGCCGACCGTGTACGACGACAGCGCCGTCGAGGCGGTCTCGGTGAGCCGGGCCCCCGGCTCGGTGGAGGCGGCGGAGCCGGCCGAGCCGTACGGGCACTCCTGA